The following proteins come from a genomic window of Sardina pilchardus chromosome 1, fSarPil1.1, whole genome shotgun sequence:
- the LOC134085966 gene encoding bromodomain-containing protein 4-like isoform X1, whose amino-acid sequence MPASHVCKMRSESSTLLDFQKLDSLLEEIAKYSALVQSEEDDLSSPGSAQPSQGSALTHHALPSATPWPISMGDGLETTPLSLRPPVLDTIHPTRPPRQTNQLQYLLKGVVKALWKHQFAWPFQAPVDAMKLNIPDYYKIIKNPMDMGTIKKRLENGYYYNAQECMQDFNTMFTNCYIYNKPGDDIVLMAEALEKAFLQKISDMPQEEIEITVATKRPGRKRDPGPPPLPLAPLLHAPPLGPSSSMPPSLLPALMPPSLTPAALTPAALLGPAALGGGMMMMMPPSSTSSSSSSSSSSCSSSSHAAAPVLGPALLAPVLEPSYQLGPQDCLGHPALTNASAANPPVLTAMPPTAPLTKQRKSMKRKADTTTPTANDQLSESSPAATDPRPRRESSRPKQARQDAPDSQFAARPSKTVSPRRSEQLRYCRGVLREMLAKKHIAYAWPFYQPVDASALGLHDYHDIIKHPMDLGTIKVKLDSWQYPDAQDFAADVRLMFSNCYKYNPPDHDVVGMARKLQDVFEMRFAKMPDEPMIMPLPALMPTPMMPQPAPPPPILFSESESESETETSEAHSDHERAQRLAELQEQLKAVHEQLAALSQQQPNKPKKREKEKEKKKKEKEKEKEKEKEKEKYKKKTSAPALDPPILGEAFYTEPTPPPLQPIRKSKSNKEAAVPTKPKKQGKKDLPQQKPGRSVVLPPAPFSSSSSSSSSSSSAASASLAPSGSLLQSDEEGGGGGGGGGGATSSSRPMSLEEKRQLSLDINRLPGDRLGRVVHIIQTREPALRHSNPDEIEIDFETLKPSTLRELQRYVGVCLHRRTKGGKGADKMKMKMGSSSGSSSEGSSSDSDTSDTGLVPKQKKKSSVPLAKRGQSNTTTSAATAPHHNSAPLKHTTTTHAPPPATAAAAASAAVTGPSLAPSHLLGNSSYDPLAIFNPQAFVSAAATAAAAPPGHQRAQQHSHPNHHHHHHHHQQQQQQQQQQQQQQQHHHHRHQQHQTQQHQQAAAAAAAAAAAAAATAAALNHTHTHPSGLPQGPQLGGGGGGGSGHTPPTHTPDTHAFLNQHPSALNAPPALHSTLPQQPSRPSHRAAALPTKPPGGPTPTTPTTPTPPPSNNNAAAPPPPPSIPLSLPPPHPSLLASSMSTSSAPSSASSSSSSSSSSLQPQPQPKQQQQQHQQQPQAPLRPLLPLAPLVPTPTTLPPLAHQGSSILGQVSAQPPQALLEDEEDEEPASPPLPVGQMDQQLLMQPLSFSPSPPSQLGGEPHHGPPHHTLTHAQQQQQQHRRDESAAAANVNANARTHMKEEEVSPLRSSGPLRDSPSLLSQFHAMVNQSPAMDMPDRKPLKEEKFLPSPVLALSPVHQDVPDSKPNLHRSGIRPQDNSRPRPTASPAPPTSLQDKLKQEPKGSSGPAKDAKPKNMGSWTSLARRSSSSSSSSSAPAPRSSSDSFEAFRRAKEEKDRALRAEQERERARREQEKRSRESEDPVDQLRRHHHHHHQSDEHPPPQHQHHSSQPPPAPAASASASSSRSHSAQSGRRRPPEQTQAQQTPPQQAGSPHPPTPPSATVTTGNAAGNANAATPAQSTLSTPDQREMARRREQERRKREATAALIDMNLQSDLMAIFEENLF is encoded by the exons atgCCTGCGTCTCATGTTTGCAAAATGCGTTCAGAGTCCAGCACTCTGCTTGATTTCCAGAAGTTGGATTCACTGTTGGAGGAAATAGCGAAATATTCAGCCTTGGTCCAAAG TGAGGAGGATGACTTGTCCAGTCCTGGCTCCGCCCAGCCCTCTCAAGGTTCCGCACTGACTCATCACGCCCTGCCCAGCGCCACCCCCTGGCCAATCAGCATGGGGGATGGTCTGGAGACCACGCCCCTCTCCCTCAGGCCTCCAGTCCTGGACACCATCCACCCGACCCGCCCCCCGAGGCAGACCAATCAGCTGCAGTATCTACTGAAGGGGGTGGTGAAGGCGCTATGGAAGCACCAGTTTGCATGGCCCTTCCAGGCCCCCGTAGATGCCATGAAGCTCAACATTCCG gactaCTATAAGATCATTAAGAACCCCATGGACATGGGCACCATTAAGAAGCGGCTGGAGAACGGCTACTACTACAACGCCCAGGAGTGCATGCAGGACTTCAACACCATGTTCACCAACTGCTACATCTACAACaag cCCGGTGATGATATCGTCTTGATGGCCGAGGCACTGGAGAAGGCTTTCCTGCAGAAAATCTCCGACATGCCTCAGGAGGAAATCGAGATCACCGTGGCAACCAAGAGGCCCGGCAGGAAGAGGGACCCAG GCCCCCCTCCGCTGCCTCTGGCCCCCCTCCTCCATGCCCCGCCCCtgggcccctcctcctccatgcccCCGTCCCTCCTCCCGGCCCTCATGCCCCCGTCGCTCACCCCCGCCGCGCTCACCCCCGCCGCCCTGCTGGGCCCCGCCGCCctgggggggggcatgatgatgatgatgccgccctcctccacctcctcttcctcctcctcctcgtcctcctcgtgcTCGTCCTCGTCTCACGCGGCGGCGCCGGTCCTGGGGCCCGCTCTCCTGGCGCCGGTGCTGGAGCCGTCCTATCAGCTGGGCCCGCAGGACTGCCTGGGCCACCCGGCGCTGACCAACGCCAGCGCCGCCAACCCGCCCGTGCTCACCGCCATGCCCCCCACCGCCCCGCTCAccaag CAGAGGAAGAGTATGAAGCGGAAGGCggacaccaccacccccacagcTAACGACCAGCTCAGCGAGTCGTCTCCGGCGGCCACCGATCCGCGTCCGCGCCGCGAGAGCAGCCGGCCCAAGCAGGCGCGCCAGGACGCCCCCGACTCACAGTTCGCCGCCAGGCCCAGTAAAA cagTGAGTCCTCGGCGTAGCGAGCAGCTGCGGTACTGCCGCGGGGTGCTGCGGGAGATGCTGGCCAAGAAGCACATCGCGTACGCCTGGCCCTTCTACCAGCCCGTCGACGCCTCCGCACTCGGCCTGCACGACTACCACGACATCATCAAGCACCCCATGGACCTCGGCACCATCAAg GTGAAGCTGGACAGCTGGCAGTACCCGGACGCTCAGGACTTTGCAGCAGACGTTCGTCTCATGTTCTCCAACTGCTACAAGTACAACCCACCCGACCATGACGTGGTGGGCATGGCTCGCAAGCTGCAG GACGTGTTTGAGATGCGCTTCGCCAAGATGCCGGACGAGCCTATGATCATGCCCCTCCCTGCCCTCATGCCCACTCCCATGATGCCGCAGCCGGCCCCGCCGCCGCCCATCCTCTTCAGCGAGTCCGAGTCCGAGTCGGAGACGGAGACGTCGGAGGCCCACTCCGACCACGAGAGAGCGCAGAGGCTCGCCGAGCTCCAGGAGCAG CTGAAAGCCGTGCACGAGCAGCTGGCCGCCCTCTCTCAGCAGCAGCCCAACAAGCCCAAGaagcgagagaaggagaaggagaagaagaagaaagaaaaagagaaagagaaggagaaggagaaagagaaagagaagtacaAGAAGAAGACGAGTGCGCCGGCCCTGGACCCGCCCATCCTGGGCGAGGCCTTCTACACGGAGCCcacgccccctcccctccagccAATCAGGAAGAGCAAAAGCAACAAGGAGGCCGCCGTGCCCACAAAGCCCAAGAAGCAAGG TAAGAAGGACCTCCCCCAGCAGAAGCCCGGCCGGTCCGTGGTCCTTCCTCCcgcccctttctcctcctcctcctcctcgtcctcctcttcctcctccgccgcctccgccTCATTGGCTCCCTCCGGCTCCCTCCTCCAATCGGACGAggagggcggcggcggcggcggcggcgggggcgggGCCACTTCGTCCAGCCGGCCCATGTCGCTGGAGGAGAAGCGTCAGCTGAGCCTGGACATCAACCGGTTGCCGGGCGACCGCCTGGGCCGCGTGGTGCACATCATCCAGACGCGCGAGCCGGCGCTGCGGCACTCCAACCCCGACGAGATCGAGATCGACTTCGAGACGCTCAAGCCGTCCACGCTGCGCGAGCTCCAGCGCTACGTCGGCGTCTGCCTGCACCGCCGCACcaagggagggaagggag CTGataagatgaagatgaagatgggcTCTTCGTCAGGAAGCAGCAGTGAGGGCAGTTCCTCAGACAGCGACACCTCTGATACAG ggcTGGTTCCCAAACAGAAAAAGAAGTCGTCCGTTCCGTTGGCCAAACGAGGCCaatccaacaccaccacctccgccgCCACTGCACCCCACCACAACTCCGCCCCTCTCaagcacaccaccaccacccacgccCCTCcacccgccaccgccgccgccgccgcctccgctgCCGTCACCGGGCCCTCCCTGGCTCCGTCTCATCTCCTCGGCAACAGCAGCTACGACCCTCTGGCCATCTTCAACCCGCAGGCCTTCGTCTCCGCGGCAGCCACAGCGGCAGCAGCGCCTCCGGGACACCAGAGGGCGCAACAGCACAGCCatcccaaccaccaccaccaccaccaccaccaccaacagcagcagcagcagcaacaacaacaacaacaacaacaacagcaccaccatcaccgtcaccagcagcatcagacacagcagcatcaacaagctgccgccgctgcagctgctgctgctgctgctgctgctgccaccgccgctgcgctcaatcacacacacacacacccctcgggGCTGCCGCAGGGACCGCAGttaggcggaggaggaggaggaggaagtggacaCACTCCTCCGACACACACGCCCGACACGCACGCCTTCCTCAACCAGCATCCGTCGGCCTTGAACGCGCCGCCAG ctCTCCACTCTACTCTTCCTCAGCAGCCCTCTCGGCCCAGTCACCGCGCGGCTGCTCTGCCCACCAAGCCCCCCGGCGGCCCCACCCCGactacccccaccacccccacacctccccccaGCAACAACAAcgccgctgctcctcctcctcctccctccatccccctctctctccctcctccgcatccctctctcctggcctcctccatgtccacctcctcagccccctcctccgcctcctcttcctcctcctcctcctcttcctctcttcagccccagccccagcccaagcagcagcagcagcagcatcagcaacaGCCCCAGGCTCCTCTGAGGCCTCTGTTGCCCCTGGCTCCGCTGgtgcccacccccaccaccctgcCGCCGCTGGCCCACCAAGGGAGCTCCATCCTGGGGCAGGTGTCGGCACAGCCCCCCCAGGCCCTgctggaggacgaggaggacgaggagccgGCCAGCCCACCGCTGCCCGtcggccag ATGGATCAGCAGCTCCTGATGCAGCCTCTGAGCTTCAGCCCGTCTCCGCCCTCCCAGCTGGGTGGAGAGCCGCATCACGGGCCGCCGCATCACACGCTCACGCacgcgcagcagcagcagcagcagcaccggcGGGACGAGAGCGCAGCCGCCGCCAACGTCAACgccaacgcacgcacacacatgaaggaggaggaggtgtctCCTCTACGCAGctcag GTCCGTTGAGGGATAGCCCCTCCTTACTGTCCCAGTTCCACGCAATGGTGAACCAGTCGCCTGCCATGGACATGCCAGACAGaaagcct ctgaaagaggagaagttccttccctctcctgtcTTGGCACTCAGCCCGGTTCATCAGGATGTTCCCGACAGCAAACCCAACCTGCACA GAAGCGGCATCAGGCCACAGGACAACTCCAGGCCCCGCCCTACAGCATCCCCGGCCCCGCCCACCTCTCTGCAGGACAAACTCAAACAGGAGCCCAAGGGGTCCAGCGGGCcagctaag gACGCGAAGCCGAAGAACATGGGCTCGTGGACGAGCCTGGCCCGCAggtcttcctcgtcctcctcctcgtcctccgcgCCCGCGCCGCGCTCGTCCAGCGACAGCTTCGAGGCCTTCCGCCGCGCCAAGGAGGAGAAGGACCGCGCGCTCAGGGCCGagcaggagcgagagagggcacGCCGGGAACAGgagaagag gtcccgTGAGAGTGAGGACCCCGTGGATCAGCTGcgtcgccaccaccaccaccaccaccagtcgGACGAGCATCCTCCTccgcagcatcagcaccactcGTCCCAGCCGCCTCCGGCGcccgccgcctccgcctccgcctcctcGTCTCGCTCGCACTCGGCCCAGTccggccgccgccgccccccCGAGCAGACGCAGGCCCAGCAGACGCCGCCCCAGCAGGCGGGCTCGCCCCACCCGCCCACGCCACCCTCCGCCACCGTCACCACCGGCAACGCCGCCGGCAACGCCAACGCCGCCACCCCGGCGCAGTCGACGCTCAGCACGCCGGACCAGCGGGAGATGGCCCGCCGCAGGGAGCAGGagcggaggaagagggaggcg ACGGCCGCTCTGATTGACATGAACCTCCAGAGTGACCTCATGGCCATCTTTGAGGAGAACCTTTTCTGA
- the LOC134085966 gene encoding bromodomain-containing protein 4-like isoform X4 — MPASHVCKMRSESSTLLDFQKLDSLLEEIAKYSALVQSEEDDLSSPGSAQPSQGSALTHHALPSATPWPISMGDGLETTPLSLRPPVLDTIHPTRPPRQTNQLQYLLKGVVKALWKHQFAWPFQAPVDAMKLNIPDYYKIIKNPMDMGTIKKRLENGYYYNAQECMQDFNTMFTNCYIYNKPGDDIVLMAEALEKAFLQKISDMPQEEIEITVATKRPGRKRDPGPPPLPLAPLLHAPPLGPSSSMPPSLLPALMPPSLTPAALTPAALLGPAALGGGMMMMMPPSSTSSSSSSSSSSCSSSSHAAAPVLGPALLAPVLEPSYQLGPQDCLGHPALTNASAANPPVLTAMPPTAPLTKQRKSMKRKADTTTPTANDQLSESSPAATDPRPRRESSRPKQARQDAPDSQFAARPSKTVSPRRSEQLRYCRGVLREMLAKKHIAYAWPFYQPVDASALGLHDYHDIIKHPMDLGTIKVKLDSWQYPDAQDFAADVRLMFSNCYKYNPPDHDVVGMARKLQDVFEMRFAKMPDEPMIMPLPALMPTPMMPQPAPPPPILFSESESESETETSEAHSDHERAQRLAELQEQLKAVHEQLAALSQQQPNKPKKREKEKEKKKKEKEKEKEKEKEKEKYKKKTSAPALDPPILGEAFYTEPTPPPLQPIRKSKSNKEAAVPTKPKKQGKKDLPQQKPGRSVVLPPAPFSSSSSSSSSSSSAASASLAPSGSLLQSDEEGGGGGGGGGGATSSSRPMSLEEKRQLSLDINRLPGDRLGRVVHIIQTREPALRHSNPDEIEIDFETLKPSTLRELQRYVGVCLHRRTKGGKGADKMKMKMGSSSGSSSEGSSSDSDTSDTGLVPKQKKKSSVPLAKRGQSNTTTSAATAPHHNSAPLKHTTTTHAPPPATAAAAASAAVTGPSLAPSHLLGNSSYDPLAIFNPQAFVSAAATAAAAPPGHQRAQQHSHPNHHHHHHHHQQQQQQQQQQQQQQQHHHHRHQQHQTQQHQQAAAAAAAAAAAAAATAAALNHTHTHPSGLPQGPQLGGGGGGGSGHTPPTHTPDTHAFLNQHPSALNAPPALHSTLPQQPSRPSHRAAALPTKPPGGPTPTTPTTPTPPPSNNNAAAPPPPPSIPLSLPPPHPSLLASSMSTSSAPSSASSSSSSSSSSLQPQPQPKQQQQQHQQQPQAPLRPLLPLAPLVPTPTTLPPLAHQGSSILGQVSAQPPQALLEDEEDEEPASPPLPVGQMDQQLLMQPLSFSPSPPSQLGGEPHHGPPHHTLTHAQQQQQQHRRDESAAAANVNANARTHMKEEEVSPLRSSGPLRDSPSLLSQFHAMVNQSPAMDMPDRKPLKEEKFLPSPVLALSPVHQDVPDSKPNLHRSGIRPQDNSRPRPTASPAPPTSLQDKLKQEPKGSSGPAKDAKPKNMGSWTSLARRSSSSSSSSSAPAPRSSSDSFEAFRRAKEEKDRALRAEQERERARREQEKR; from the exons atgCCTGCGTCTCATGTTTGCAAAATGCGTTCAGAGTCCAGCACTCTGCTTGATTTCCAGAAGTTGGATTCACTGTTGGAGGAAATAGCGAAATATTCAGCCTTGGTCCAAAG TGAGGAGGATGACTTGTCCAGTCCTGGCTCCGCCCAGCCCTCTCAAGGTTCCGCACTGACTCATCACGCCCTGCCCAGCGCCACCCCCTGGCCAATCAGCATGGGGGATGGTCTGGAGACCACGCCCCTCTCCCTCAGGCCTCCAGTCCTGGACACCATCCACCCGACCCGCCCCCCGAGGCAGACCAATCAGCTGCAGTATCTACTGAAGGGGGTGGTGAAGGCGCTATGGAAGCACCAGTTTGCATGGCCCTTCCAGGCCCCCGTAGATGCCATGAAGCTCAACATTCCG gactaCTATAAGATCATTAAGAACCCCATGGACATGGGCACCATTAAGAAGCGGCTGGAGAACGGCTACTACTACAACGCCCAGGAGTGCATGCAGGACTTCAACACCATGTTCACCAACTGCTACATCTACAACaag cCCGGTGATGATATCGTCTTGATGGCCGAGGCACTGGAGAAGGCTTTCCTGCAGAAAATCTCCGACATGCCTCAGGAGGAAATCGAGATCACCGTGGCAACCAAGAGGCCCGGCAGGAAGAGGGACCCAG GCCCCCCTCCGCTGCCTCTGGCCCCCCTCCTCCATGCCCCGCCCCtgggcccctcctcctccatgcccCCGTCCCTCCTCCCGGCCCTCATGCCCCCGTCGCTCACCCCCGCCGCGCTCACCCCCGCCGCCCTGCTGGGCCCCGCCGCCctgggggggggcatgatgatgatgatgccgccctcctccacctcctcttcctcctcctcctcgtcctcctcgtgcTCGTCCTCGTCTCACGCGGCGGCGCCGGTCCTGGGGCCCGCTCTCCTGGCGCCGGTGCTGGAGCCGTCCTATCAGCTGGGCCCGCAGGACTGCCTGGGCCACCCGGCGCTGACCAACGCCAGCGCCGCCAACCCGCCCGTGCTCACCGCCATGCCCCCCACCGCCCCGCTCAccaag CAGAGGAAGAGTATGAAGCGGAAGGCggacaccaccacccccacagcTAACGACCAGCTCAGCGAGTCGTCTCCGGCGGCCACCGATCCGCGTCCGCGCCGCGAGAGCAGCCGGCCCAAGCAGGCGCGCCAGGACGCCCCCGACTCACAGTTCGCCGCCAGGCCCAGTAAAA cagTGAGTCCTCGGCGTAGCGAGCAGCTGCGGTACTGCCGCGGGGTGCTGCGGGAGATGCTGGCCAAGAAGCACATCGCGTACGCCTGGCCCTTCTACCAGCCCGTCGACGCCTCCGCACTCGGCCTGCACGACTACCACGACATCATCAAGCACCCCATGGACCTCGGCACCATCAAg GTGAAGCTGGACAGCTGGCAGTACCCGGACGCTCAGGACTTTGCAGCAGACGTTCGTCTCATGTTCTCCAACTGCTACAAGTACAACCCACCCGACCATGACGTGGTGGGCATGGCTCGCAAGCTGCAG GACGTGTTTGAGATGCGCTTCGCCAAGATGCCGGACGAGCCTATGATCATGCCCCTCCCTGCCCTCATGCCCACTCCCATGATGCCGCAGCCGGCCCCGCCGCCGCCCATCCTCTTCAGCGAGTCCGAGTCCGAGTCGGAGACGGAGACGTCGGAGGCCCACTCCGACCACGAGAGAGCGCAGAGGCTCGCCGAGCTCCAGGAGCAG CTGAAAGCCGTGCACGAGCAGCTGGCCGCCCTCTCTCAGCAGCAGCCCAACAAGCCCAAGaagcgagagaaggagaaggagaagaagaagaaagaaaaagagaaagagaaggagaaggagaaagagaaagagaagtacaAGAAGAAGACGAGTGCGCCGGCCCTGGACCCGCCCATCCTGGGCGAGGCCTTCTACACGGAGCCcacgccccctcccctccagccAATCAGGAAGAGCAAAAGCAACAAGGAGGCCGCCGTGCCCACAAAGCCCAAGAAGCAAGG TAAGAAGGACCTCCCCCAGCAGAAGCCCGGCCGGTCCGTGGTCCTTCCTCCcgcccctttctcctcctcctcctcctcgtcctcctcttcctcctccgccgcctccgccTCATTGGCTCCCTCCGGCTCCCTCCTCCAATCGGACGAggagggcggcggcggcggcggcggcgggggcgggGCCACTTCGTCCAGCCGGCCCATGTCGCTGGAGGAGAAGCGTCAGCTGAGCCTGGACATCAACCGGTTGCCGGGCGACCGCCTGGGCCGCGTGGTGCACATCATCCAGACGCGCGAGCCGGCGCTGCGGCACTCCAACCCCGACGAGATCGAGATCGACTTCGAGACGCTCAAGCCGTCCACGCTGCGCGAGCTCCAGCGCTACGTCGGCGTCTGCCTGCACCGCCGCACcaagggagggaagggag CTGataagatgaagatgaagatgggcTCTTCGTCAGGAAGCAGCAGTGAGGGCAGTTCCTCAGACAGCGACACCTCTGATACAG ggcTGGTTCCCAAACAGAAAAAGAAGTCGTCCGTTCCGTTGGCCAAACGAGGCCaatccaacaccaccacctccgccgCCACTGCACCCCACCACAACTCCGCCCCTCTCaagcacaccaccaccacccacgccCCTCcacccgccaccgccgccgccgccgcctccgctgCCGTCACCGGGCCCTCCCTGGCTCCGTCTCATCTCCTCGGCAACAGCAGCTACGACCCTCTGGCCATCTTCAACCCGCAGGCCTTCGTCTCCGCGGCAGCCACAGCGGCAGCAGCGCCTCCGGGACACCAGAGGGCGCAACAGCACAGCCatcccaaccaccaccaccaccaccaccaccaccaacagcagcagcagcagcaacaacaacaacaacaacaacaacagcaccaccatcaccgtcaccagcagcatcagacacagcagcatcaacaagctgccgccgctgcagctgctgctgctgctgctgctgctgccaccgccgctgcgctcaatcacacacacacacacccctcgggGCTGCCGCAGGGACCGCAGttaggcggaggaggaggaggaggaagtggacaCACTCCTCCGACACACACGCCCGACACGCACGCCTTCCTCAACCAGCATCCGTCGGCCTTGAACGCGCCGCCAG ctCTCCACTCTACTCTTCCTCAGCAGCCCTCTCGGCCCAGTCACCGCGCGGCTGCTCTGCCCACCAAGCCCCCCGGCGGCCCCACCCCGactacccccaccacccccacacctccccccaGCAACAACAAcgccgctgctcctcctcctcctccctccatccccctctctctccctcctccgcatccctctctcctggcctcctccatgtccacctcctcagccccctcctccgcctcctcttcctcctcctcctcctcttcctctcttcagccccagccccagcccaagcagcagcagcagcagcatcagcaacaGCCCCAGGCTCCTCTGAGGCCTCTGTTGCCCCTGGCTCCGCTGgtgcccacccccaccaccctgcCGCCGCTGGCCCACCAAGGGAGCTCCATCCTGGGGCAGGTGTCGGCACAGCCCCCCCAGGCCCTgctggaggacgaggaggacgaggagccgGCCAGCCCACCGCTGCCCGtcggccag ATGGATCAGCAGCTCCTGATGCAGCCTCTGAGCTTCAGCCCGTCTCCGCCCTCCCAGCTGGGTGGAGAGCCGCATCACGGGCCGCCGCATCACACGCTCACGCacgcgcagcagcagcagcagcagcaccggcGGGACGAGAGCGCAGCCGCCGCCAACGTCAACgccaacgcacgcacacacatgaaggaggaggaggtgtctCCTCTACGCAGctcag GTCCGTTGAGGGATAGCCCCTCCTTACTGTCCCAGTTCCACGCAATGGTGAACCAGTCGCCTGCCATGGACATGCCAGACAGaaagcct ctgaaagaggagaagttccttccctctcctgtcTTGGCACTCAGCCCGGTTCATCAGGATGTTCCCGACAGCAAACCCAACCTGCACA GAAGCGGCATCAGGCCACAGGACAACTCCAGGCCCCGCCCTACAGCATCCCCGGCCCCGCCCACCTCTCTGCAGGACAAACTCAAACAGGAGCCCAAGGGGTCCAGCGGGCcagctaag gACGCGAAGCCGAAGAACATGGGCTCGTGGACGAGCCTGGCCCGCAggtcttcctcgtcctcctcctcgtcctccgcgCCCGCGCCGCGCTCGTCCAGCGACAGCTTCGAGGCCTTCCGCCGCGCCAAGGAGGAGAAGGACCGCGCGCTCAGGGCCGagcaggagcgagagagggcacGCCGGGAACAGgagaagaggtga